The proteins below are encoded in one region of Juglans microcarpa x Juglans regia isolate MS1-56 chromosome 4D, Jm3101_v1.0, whole genome shotgun sequence:
- the LOC121258994 gene encoding uncharacterized protein LOC121258994, protein MYGLETSRLAWQALNSCFVAPSTSQISLIKRKLQSLQQGTMLCQSFLDEAKSLSDELSVVGKPVEDLDLIFSMLNGLNSSFHFFVTTYMLLAKEKSMPFSDFHVELLNYDLMQKFHNHTIKPETGSYALYSHKSSSKQGAHNNNNNRSCSSGSITLSNLQKRKSPGIRLLQPNELCLSRETSSNRGGCSGY, encoded by the exons ATGTATGGTCTGGAAACATCTCGGCTTGCTTGGCAGGCTCTCAATTCATGTTTTGTTGCACCTTCCACCTCTCAGATTTCTCTCATCAAGAGAAAACTCCAATCTCTTCAGCAAGGCACCATGTTGTGCCAAAGCTTTTTGGATGAAGCCAAATCCCTCTCGGATGAATTATCAGTGGTTGGCAAACCCGTTGAGGatcttgacttgattttttccATGCTCAATGGACTCAACTCATCCTTTCATTTCTTTGTCACAACATACATGTTGCTTGCAAAGGAGAAATCGATGCCCTTTTCTGATTTTCATGTTGAGCTGCTCAATTACGATCTCATGCAGAAATTTCACAATCACACCATTAAACCTGAGACTGGTTCCTATGCTCTTTACTCCCACAAATCTAGTTCCAAACAAGGAGCAcacaataacaacaacaatcGGTCTTGCTCTTCAG GCTCGATCACCTTGTCAAATCTGCAAAAGAGAAAATCACCAGGCATTAGATTGCTTCAACCGAATGAACTATGCCTTTCAAGGGAGACATCCTCCAATAGAGGTGGCTGCTCTGGTTATTGA